The following proteins come from a genomic window of Paenibacillus swuensis:
- a CDS encoding AraC family transcriptional regulator — protein sequence MLTPLIYYYMDMMEADFPFKMELRTKETINCQYHAHEHLQLCYITKGICMHHVEGQSLALVKGDLMAIPPFLAHRIEPVEGQEVELVQLDYMPVVLGGKEEDLVFPLFPKIRISPRNQIVIEELLNNMKTEHEKREQGYQHVIKGDLLKLLVTLFRESKENTALRHTDQGGHETLEGNSSRRLLLDTVRYIHENLHETLSLDDIARRAALSPNYYSYMFKVLKGQTFVQYINDLRIRKAMDLLCETDLSTTQICFDTGFNNTSHFHRVFKKSTGLTPLQYRSGK from the coding sequence ATGCTCACGCCGCTGATTTACTACTATATGGATATGATGGAAGCTGATTTTCCTTTCAAGATGGAACTCAGGACCAAAGAAACGATTAACTGTCAGTATCACGCTCATGAGCACTTGCAGTTATGCTATATTACAAAGGGTATCTGCATGCATCATGTTGAGGGACAGTCTCTTGCCCTTGTGAAAGGGGATCTCATGGCGATCCCACCTTTTTTAGCCCACAGGATCGAGCCGGTCGAGGGACAGGAAGTGGAGCTTGTGCAACTGGATTACATGCCTGTGGTTCTTGGAGGCAAGGAGGAAGATCTCGTTTTCCCGCTGTTTCCAAAAATACGCATCTCGCCAAGGAACCAGATCGTAATTGAGGAACTGCTGAACAACATGAAAACGGAACATGAGAAGCGGGAGCAAGGTTATCAACATGTGATCAAAGGGGATTTATTGAAATTGCTGGTTACCTTGTTTCGGGAAAGCAAGGAGAATACAGCCCTACGCCATACAGATCAAGGCGGTCATGAAACTCTCGAGGGAAACAGTTCACGCAGACTCTTACTGGACACGGTGCGCTATATTCATGAGAACCTGCACGAAACCTTGTCACTGGATGACATCGCTCGGCGGGCCGCGCTATCGCCAAACTATTACAGCTACATGTTTAAAGTGCTTAAAGGGCAGACCTTTGTGCAATATATCAATGACCTGAGAATTCGCAAGGCCATGGATTTGCTGTGCGAGACGGACTTGAGCACGACTCAGATTTGTTTTGATACGGGTTTTAACAATACAAGCCATTTCCATCGCGTCTTCAAGAAATCGACGGGTCTTACTCCTTTGCAGTATCGGTCCGGAAAGTAA
- a CDS encoding helix-turn-helix domain-containing protein, with product MKPYFEQNKNQSGDKGVDRPFYVGYLSTEQEGYSIPPHWHYHVEIIYMALGCAVLTTGSQSYELKEGDMVLIHPCEVHSVTVPTHIPSLHYVVGFDPELLRPMPNLALQFGYLLPYAASLPHRNKVISTEVEGKNQIRDWIEEMHDEYRNKAHGFELAVTSMLYKLVVWMLRQGGERDGEHPTLSIEDPVKLELFRKTLVYLNENCHEQLSATDVAQISMMSYSRFAYWFKQLMQTSLTSYILFLRLRKAEQLLLNRSQSITEIALESGFNSPSYFIKHFKRAKGVSPMQYRKQMLQHTETESLKK from the coding sequence ATGAAGCCTTATTTTGAACAGAATAAAAACCAGAGCGGTGACAAGGGTGTCGACCGTCCGTTCTATGTAGGTTACCTTTCCACGGAGCAAGAAGGATATTCTATTCCACCTCATTGGCATTATCATGTGGAGATCATTTATATGGCGCTTGGGTGCGCGGTGCTTACGACTGGGAGCCAAAGCTACGAGCTTAAGGAAGGAGATATGGTGCTCATCCATCCCTGTGAAGTACATTCGGTGACGGTGCCGACTCACATCCCTTCGCTGCATTATGTGGTCGGCTTCGATCCGGAGCTGCTCCGGCCTATGCCGAACCTGGCGTTACAATTCGGTTATCTGCTCCCCTATGCAGCATCGTTACCTCATCGGAACAAGGTGATATCCACGGAAGTTGAAGGGAAGAATCAAATTCGCGACTGGATCGAGGAGATGCATGATGAGTACCGGAATAAAGCTCACGGGTTTGAATTGGCGGTTACGTCGATGCTATACAAACTTGTTGTATGGATGTTGCGCCAGGGCGGAGAACGTGATGGGGAACATCCAACGCTCTCTATTGAAGATCCGGTAAAATTGGAGTTGTTCCGTAAGACGTTGGTGTACTTGAATGAGAATTGTCATGAACAGCTGTCGGCAACAGACGTCGCTCAGATCAGCATGATGAGTTACAGTCGTTTTGCCTATTGGTTTAAGCAGCTCATGCAAACTTCCCTCACTTCTTATATTCTCTTTCTACGCCTGCGCAAAGCTGAGCAACTGTTGCTGAACAGATCCCAAAGCATTACGGAAATCGCATTGGAAAGCGGATTTAATTCGCCAAGCTACTTTATCAAGCACTTCAAGCGCGCCAAAGGCGTTTCCCCCATGCAATACCGCAAGCAAATGCTTCAGCATACGGAAACGGAATCTCTTAAGAAATAA
- a CDS encoding AraC family transcriptional regulator, giving the protein MNNITLPVKSWAELTDKPVKHVALLIETSNEYARGLLNGIISYTRTHRPWSIYLGEHSRLDTDFSWLSHWNGDGILARIETKEMAELVHSLNLPTVDLSASRLLPHLPCVETNDCTIAKWAAEHLVSRGFKYFAFFGDEAFPWSEARFRYFKQQLEQQGHEVHLYHHRASSTVIEDRKAMAEWIQRLPRPVGIMACYDTAALKLLEACRLAGVSVPEDAAVISVDNDSLLCNLSTPSLTSIQPDTLKTGYQAAALLDQMMSGVTIEPAVYAVEPVEVVTRMSSDIIAVDDRYVAEAVQYIREHAYEDIKVQDLLRVIPLSRRSLDHRFLRALGRTPHEEIVAVKMKLVIRLLVDTDWTLPVIAEQIGFKHAEYMSVAFKKFTGVSPGSYRELHTGTSPQQH; this is encoded by the coding sequence ATGAACAATATTACACTTCCCGTTAAATCATGGGCAGAGCTGACCGACAAGCCTGTGAAGCATGTCGCCCTCCTCATTGAAACCTCCAACGAATATGCCCGCGGTTTGTTAAACGGGATCATTTCCTATACACGTACACATCGTCCCTGGTCTATATACCTAGGTGAACATAGTCGTCTCGATACGGATTTCTCATGGTTATCTCACTGGAACGGTGACGGGATATTGGCTCGCATTGAGACCAAAGAGATGGCCGAGCTTGTTCATTCTCTAAATTTGCCGACTGTGGATTTAAGCGCTTCCCGACTGTTGCCGCATCTGCCCTGCGTGGAAACGAATGATTGTACCATTGCTAAGTGGGCCGCTGAACATCTTGTGAGTCGCGGATTCAAATATTTTGCTTTCTTCGGGGATGAGGCTTTTCCTTGGTCGGAAGCGAGATTCCGTTATTTTAAGCAACAATTAGAGCAACAAGGGCATGAAGTTCATCTCTATCATCACCGAGCGAGTTCAACAGTAATCGAAGATCGTAAAGCGATGGCGGAATGGATTCAGCGACTCCCCCGGCCCGTGGGAATTATGGCCTGTTACGACACCGCGGCTCTGAAATTGCTGGAAGCCTGCAGATTAGCGGGAGTGAGTGTCCCTGAGGATGCCGCCGTCATTAGTGTGGATAACGACAGCTTACTCTGTAATCTATCGACGCCATCGCTAACCAGCATTCAACCTGACACGTTAAAGACAGGATATCAAGCGGCGGCTTTGCTGGATCAGATGATGTCCGGCGTAACCATTGAGCCTGCGGTGTATGCCGTTGAGCCGGTTGAAGTCGTTACCCGCATGTCCTCCGATATCATCGCGGTGGATGATCGTTATGTTGCGGAGGCCGTTCAATATATTCGTGAACATGCCTACGAAGATATCAAGGTTCAGGACTTGCTCCGGGTCATTCCCCTCTCCCGCAGATCGTTAGATCATCGTTTCTTGAGGGCCTTAGGCCGTACCCCCCATGAAGAAATTGTAGCAGTGAAGATGAAGCTGGTGATTCGGCTGCTGGTAGACACCGATTGGACATTACCTGTAATCGCGGAACAGATCGGCTTTAAGCATGCCGAGTACATGAGCGTCGCTTTCAAGAAGTTCACAGGCGTTTCACCTGGATCTTACAGAGAACTGCACACAGGAACCTCGCCCCAGCAACATTAA
- a CDS encoding heparin lyase I family protein: MTTGGLFGTPSAQAALALPHWESFENGVANEFTTVSGTWFITSEGTQTYGAGYSTSLARVVAGESTWSNYSVESKVRVNYWGDPTTQSVGLMGRYTDADNYYMFTYEAPGELRIKKKNNSNLTILQSKAFTFNTNKWYTFRAEMNGSTIRFYVDGKLELEVQDTAFTSGKAGLLSVYGSSCFDDVRIIGMSTPSGTIIEYALDNLGTFKTVIQGTSSITNVSNPVRRGTSSFKHVTSGDPKRAEIDDDWTKYDAKTNSYYYGLSYFIPDDGTFTDTLRQIVGQLRFSNITTAPATKPNCEMSGHGGSGHHLTLWEGNWRYSLQHQDPAKASCAGLINKEFTLIPIKKGVWTDIVIHAKFRHTTDGFIKIWMAEDGGGYKQVLNYYGSTWFDKYQDSSSLAGIDVKAPNFTFGQYWSNSTLQRTNYTDQARVYQVSTSLDDYKTGFNMVRPEQ, translated from the coding sequence ATGACAACTGGTGGACTCTTCGGCACTCCAAGCGCCCAAGCTGCCTTGGCACTGCCTCATTGGGAGAGCTTCGAGAATGGAGTGGCAAACGAATTTACTACGGTTAGCGGTACTTGGTTTATCACAAGCGAAGGGACCCAAACCTACGGGGCGGGTTATAGCACCTCACTAGCCAGGGTAGTAGCGGGGGAATCCACATGGTCCAACTATTCTGTAGAATCCAAGGTGAGAGTCAACTATTGGGGGGATCCCACCACTCAATCCGTCGGACTGATGGGCAGATATACGGATGCGGATAACTACTACATGTTTACTTATGAAGCACCAGGCGAGCTTCGGATTAAGAAAAAAAATAATTCTAACCTGACTATTCTGCAGAGCAAGGCATTTACCTTTAATACGAATAAATGGTACACTTTCCGTGCCGAAATGAACGGCAGCACGATCCGTTTTTATGTGGATGGCAAGCTTGAACTTGAGGTGCAGGATACTGCCTTTACGAGCGGTAAGGCAGGGCTGCTCTCTGTATACGGCAGCAGCTGCTTCGATGATGTGCGGATTATAGGTATGAGTACGCCAAGTGGTACCATAATCGAGTATGCGCTAGACAATCTTGGAACATTCAAAACAGTTATTCAGGGCACCAGTTCCATTACAAATGTGTCCAATCCGGTTAGGAGAGGGACAAGTTCCTTTAAGCATGTTACATCAGGGGATCCGAAACGTGCCGAGATTGATGATGACTGGACTAAGTACGATGCCAAGACGAACAGCTATTACTATGGCCTTTCCTACTTTATTCCGGATGATGGAACCTTTACGGATACCCTGAGGCAAATCGTTGGCCAATTGCGGTTCAGTAATATTACAACGGCCCCTGCTACCAAGCCGAATTGTGAAATGTCAGGGCATGGGGGATCCGGTCATCACCTAACACTCTGGGAAGGGAATTGGAGATATTCGCTACAGCATCAGGACCCCGCGAAAGCTTCATGCGCAGGCCTGATCAACAAAGAATTTACTCTCATCCCCATTAAAAAGGGTGTATGGACGGACATTGTCATACATGCAAAATTCAGGCATACCACGGATGGGTTTATTAAGATCTGGATGGCAGAAGATGGCGGCGGATATAAACAAGTCCTGAATTACTATGGAAGTACATGGTTTGACAAATATCAGGACAGCAGCTCCTTGGCAGGAATAGATGTGAAGGCGCCCAACTTCACCTTCGGACAATACTGGAGTAACAGCACATTACAGCGTACCAACTATACGGATCAGGCAAGAGTATATCAGGTGAGTACTTCACTCGATGATTACAAAACGGGTTTCAATATGGTTCGGCCGGAGCAATAA
- a CDS encoding Gfo/Idh/MocA family protein, whose protein sequence is MTSKIRVALVGLGFGAEFIPIYQLHPHAELVALCQRSADKLNEVADHFGIERRYVSYEDMLQDPDIDAVHINTPIPDHADQSIKALLAGKHVACTVPMATSVEDCYRIVAAQQQSGKNYMMMETAVYTREYFFVKELRDTGKLGRIQFMRGAHQQEMAGWPGYWEGLPPMHYATHAVSPLLALADQEAGSVVCLGSGEIDSNLANRYGSPFAVESALFQLKDSPVAMEVTRSLFETAREYVESFDIYGDRMSFEWQQQEKEEPILFTGEKGERVTVPDYGHLLPEEIRKFTTQGVYDDSGNQHLSFTQGSGHGGSHPHLTHEFLMSIVQERAPFPDVFTSANWTCAGLCAHESAMQGGVKVELPDFRKKEQLV, encoded by the coding sequence ATGACATCAAAAATTAGAGTAGCCCTGGTCGGTTTAGGATTCGGAGCGGAATTCATTCCGATCTATCAGCTTCATCCCCATGCCGAACTAGTGGCCTTGTGCCAACGTTCCGCTGATAAGTTAAACGAAGTGGCAGACCACTTCGGCATTGAAAGAAGGTACGTAAGCTATGAGGACATGCTTCAGGACCCGGATATTGATGCGGTTCATATTAATACCCCGATCCCGGATCACGCGGATCAAAGCATTAAGGCGCTGTTGGCAGGCAAGCACGTGGCCTGCACCGTGCCTATGGCAACTTCGGTGGAGGATTGTTATCGCATCGTCGCGGCTCAGCAACAATCCGGAAAGAACTATATGATGATGGAGACCGCGGTCTATACCCGTGAATATTTCTTTGTGAAGGAACTGCGGGACACCGGGAAACTGGGGCGGATTCAATTTATGAGGGGAGCTCATCAGCAGGAGATGGCGGGCTGGCCCGGCTACTGGGAAGGTCTTCCCCCGATGCATTACGCTACGCATGCTGTTAGCCCGTTGCTTGCACTTGCCGACCAGGAAGCGGGAAGTGTTGTATGCCTTGGTTCCGGAGAGATTGACAGTAACTTGGCCAATCGTTATGGCAGTCCGTTCGCGGTGGAATCGGCTTTGTTTCAACTGAAGGATTCGCCTGTGGCGATGGAAGTCACCCGTTCGCTGTTTGAAACCGCCAGGGAATATGTCGAGAGTTTTGATATCTATGGCGACCGGATGAGCTTCGAATGGCAACAGCAAGAGAAAGAAGAACCTATCCTCTTCACCGGCGAGAAAGGCGAAAGGGTAACCGTACCCGATTACGGACATTTGCTGCCGGAAGAAATCCGCAAGTTTACGACCCAAGGGGTTTACGATGATAGCGGAAATCAGCATCTTTCCTTTACGCAAGGCAGTGGTCATGGCGGTTCGCATCCACACTTAACACATGAATTCCTCATGAGTATTGTGCAGGAGCGGGCCCCGTTCCCGGATGTGTTTACGTCGGCCAACTGGACATGCGCGGGGTTATGCGCCCATGAATCGGCGATGCAAGGCGGGGTGAAAGTCGAACTTCCTGACTTTAGAAAGAAAGAACAACTGGTGTAG
- a CDS encoding Gfo/Idh/MocA family protein, translating to MGQTSKVRIAVVGLGFGSSFAKIYKDHPDVEYVGLCEINETKLHEIGDALGIERRHTSLDEVIASDAYDAVHLLTPIPLHAQQSLAILNSGKHCACAVPMGTTLEELQAIVDASRTNQRNYMMMETAVYTYYFLMVKEMVERGEFGRIQFLRGAHYQDMENWPAYWSGLPPMHYATHAVSPLLAISKSRATKVHCFGSGYMRDELKQKHGNPYPIESAIFQLDDGLLSAEVTRTLFHTARGGLESFNVYGEETSFEWHLHNESPILFKKKEQPPGAWGLQFEPHPVSEKPDFRHLLPEQIAHHVNGGHHGSHPYLVHEFISSIVEKRNPWIDAVTSANWTAAGICAHQSAMNGGAEMIIPSFR from the coding sequence ATGGGACAGACAAGCAAGGTGCGGATCGCGGTTGTAGGATTAGGGTTCGGTTCAAGCTTCGCCAAGATCTATAAAGACCACCCCGATGTGGAATATGTGGGTTTATGTGAGATTAATGAGACAAAGCTTCATGAAATAGGGGATGCGCTTGGCATTGAACGCAGACATACAAGTCTTGACGAGGTCATCGCTTCCGATGCTTATGACGCCGTACATCTATTAACTCCGATTCCGTTGCACGCCCAACAATCGCTGGCGATTCTGAATAGCGGGAAGCATTGCGCGTGCGCCGTCCCCATGGGTACGACCCTGGAGGAACTGCAAGCTATTGTGGATGCTTCCAGAACAAATCAGAGAAATTATATGATGATGGAAACCGCGGTGTATACATATTATTTCCTTATGGTGAAGGAGATGGTGGAGCGCGGCGAGTTTGGCCGCATTCAATTTTTGCGCGGCGCCCACTATCAGGACATGGAGAATTGGCCTGCCTACTGGTCCGGACTTCCTCCTATGCACTATGCTACGCATGCGGTATCTCCGTTACTTGCAATCAGTAAGAGCAGAGCCACCAAAGTTCACTGCTTCGGATCCGGCTATATGAGGGATGAGTTAAAACAAAAACACGGTAATCCTTATCCGATTGAATCCGCCATCTTTCAATTGGATGACGGTCTGCTAAGCGCGGAGGTTACGCGGACCTTGTTCCATACCGCTCGGGGCGGATTGGAATCATTTAATGTATACGGCGAGGAAACAAGCTTTGAATGGCATTTGCATAACGAATCTCCCATCTTGTTCAAGAAGAAAGAACAACCCCCCGGGGCTTGGGGTTTACAGTTCGAACCGCATCCGGTTTCGGAGAAGCCTGACTTTCGCCACCTTCTGCCCGAGCAAATCGCTCATCATGTGAACGGAGGACATCACGGTTCCCACCCTTACTTGGTGCATGAATTTATAAGCAGCATCGTGGAGAAGCGAAATCCTTGGATTGATGCGGTCACTTCCGCCAATTGGACGGCAGCCGGGATTTGCGCCCATCAATCAGCCATGAATGGCGGCGCTGAAATGATTATTCCTTCTTTCAGGTAG
- a CDS encoding glycoside hydrolase 5 family protein: MGNNVLLQLPSTFFVGCNYWASHAGTAMWSDWRPEQVDIDLKRLSEAGIEVIRVFPLWPDFQPIHSMYAGEGEHFGYRFGEERLPEDEAGRAGMSKPMMERFIQFTEIAERHNLKIIVGLITGWMSGRLFVPPALQGKPILTDPDSIRWQVKFVNYFVKQMKFSSTIIAWDLGNECNVMGKVNKREEAYVWTASIANAIKAVDADRPLISGMHSLSPGGAWTMQDQGELTDILTTHPYPFWTEYMDYDPLTTMRPTIHATVESLFYGQIGEKPCFAEEMGTMGPMVCSEEVAASFARTSMFSQWAHGLNGLLWWCANDQTKLQHAPYDWVACEGELGLMTEEGRVKPALQELGRIKKLIQELPFDRLPARRVDGICILNSAQDYWATALGAFLLSKQAGFDIDFRYEEQALPDAEFYLLPCVTGVFGVAKQRWEQLLGKVRDGATLYISSNDGYMLNFAELTGLTVQNRRRRDQEAEAVLKGADGDVGLKLPGSFKLEYRNDRAEVLAAEPDGNPVLTKASYGKGTVYFCSLPLELAMSQQTGVSYKPDEFPYWKMYDSITKEIRHERVVTVDVPQVGITEHMQDADSCIAVMINYSPEPREATLTLQNGWNLEKTLYGAGPEGSNGSYAAVLPPNEAVIVQLNR; encoded by the coding sequence ATGGGCAACAATGTATTATTACAACTTCCCAGTACGTTTTTTGTAGGTTGCAATTATTGGGCATCTCATGCGGGAACAGCCATGTGGTCAGATTGGCGGCCAGAGCAGGTTGACATCGATTTAAAGAGGCTTTCCGAAGCCGGCATTGAAGTGATTCGCGTCTTCCCCCTGTGGCCGGATTTTCAGCCGATTCATAGTATGTATGCGGGAGAAGGCGAGCATTTCGGCTATCGGTTCGGTGAAGAACGGTTGCCTGAGGATGAGGCGGGACGCGCGGGAATGTCCAAGCCCATGATGGAGAGATTTATACAGTTTACGGAAATCGCGGAGCGCCATAATCTGAAAATCATCGTAGGTTTGATTACCGGATGGATGAGCGGAAGATTGTTCGTGCCTCCCGCTTTGCAGGGGAAACCGATCCTGACAGACCCGGATTCGATCCGGTGGCAAGTGAAGTTCGTGAACTATTTTGTCAAACAAATGAAGTTCTCTTCCACCATCATCGCATGGGATTTGGGGAATGAATGTAACGTAATGGGTAAAGTCAACAAGCGGGAAGAGGCGTATGTGTGGACAGCTTCCATCGCGAACGCGATTAAGGCCGTCGATGCTGACCGACCGCTCATTTCCGGCATGCACAGCCTATCGCCTGGCGGAGCGTGGACTATGCAGGATCAAGGGGAACTGACGGATATCTTGACCACTCATCCTTACCCGTTCTGGACCGAATACATGGATTACGATCCGTTAACGACCATGCGGCCCACCATTCACGCGACTGTAGAAAGTTTGTTCTACGGACAGATTGGGGAAAAGCCCTGTTTTGCCGAGGAAATGGGTACAATGGGACCGATGGTATGCAGCGAAGAGGTGGCGGCGAGTTTCGCGCGCACAAGTATGTTCTCCCAGTGGGCTCACGGACTGAACGGCTTGCTGTGGTGGTGCGCCAACGATCAAACGAAACTGCAACATGCGCCGTATGATTGGGTAGCTTGCGAAGGTGAACTCGGGCTTATGACAGAAGAGGGCCGAGTGAAGCCGGCGCTGCAGGAGCTAGGCAGGATTAAGAAGCTGATTCAGGAGCTTCCGTTCGATCGTCTTCCGGCAAGAAGGGTGGATGGCATCTGTATCCTCAACAGCGCGCAAGATTATTGGGCGACAGCGCTGGGCGCGTTCTTGCTGTCGAAGCAAGCCGGGTTTGATATTGATTTCCGATACGAAGAGCAAGCTTTACCGGATGCCGAATTTTATCTGTTACCTTGCGTTACCGGGGTGTTTGGTGTTGCGAAGCAACGATGGGAGCAATTATTGGGCAAAGTGCGTGACGGCGCGACCTTATATATCTCGTCCAATGACGGATATATGCTGAATTTCGCTGAGTTGACCGGTCTGACCGTACAGAATCGCAGGCGCCGCGATCAAGAGGCGGAGGCTGTACTTAAAGGCGCGGATGGCGATGTGGGGCTTAAGCTTCCAGGCAGCTTCAAGCTGGAGTATCGCAATGATCGAGCTGAAGTGCTGGCCGCTGAGCCGGATGGAAATCCGGTGCTGACGAAAGCGTCTTACGGGAAAGGTACTGTTTATTTCTGTTCCCTGCCCCTGGAGCTCGCGATGTCGCAGCAAACCGGCGTCAGTTATAAGCCGGACGAGTTTCCTTACTGGAAAATGTATGATTCAATTACGAAAGAAATCAGACATGAACGCGTGGTGACGGTGGATGTTCCTCAGGTCGGGATTACCGAGCATATGCAGGATGCCGATTCCTGTATCGCGGTGATGATTAATTATTCGCCTGAACCCCGAGAGGCGACACTGACTTTGCAGAACGGATGGAACTTGGAGAAGACATTATACGGCGCCGGTCCGGAAGGAAGCAATGGTTCATACGCGGCTGTCCTGCCGCCGAATGAAGCGGTTATTGTTCAATTGAACCGCTAA